In Gavia stellata isolate bGavSte3 chromosome 28, bGavSte3.hap2, whole genome shotgun sequence, a single genomic region encodes these proteins:
- the GIP gene encoding gastric inhibitory polypeptide, whose protein sequence is MMSFKVLSLLLASLGFVLMEENVSGTPSARPVQRRYSEATLASDYSRTMDNMLKKNFVEWLLARREKKSDNIMEPYKREAEPQVSAANGQRLDLGTQEAKDFFAWLLKAKKNQSFTSLEGSEGLKDVLNQEFLTWLMSNDLCRPT, encoded by the exons ATGATGTCTTTCAAagttctctctctgctccttgCTTCTCTGGGCTTTGTTTTGATGGAAGAAAACGTCTCAGG GACTCCCAGTGCCAGACCAGTGCAAAGACGCTACTCTGAGGCCACCCTGGCAAGCGATTACAGCCGCACGATGGATAACATGCTGAAGAAGAACTTTGTGGAATGGTTGCTAGCCAGACGGGAGAAGAAAAGCGA CAACATCATGGAGCCATACAAGAGGGAAGCTGAGCCCCAAGTATCAGCTGCCAATGGCCAAAGATTGGACCTGGGCACCCAGGAAGCCAAAGACTTCTTCGCCTGGCTTctgaaagccaagaaaaatcagag TTTTACTTCCCTGGAAGGTTCAGAAGGTTTGAAGGATGTTTTGAACCAGGAGTTTCTGACATGGCTGATGTCGAATGATCTCTGCAGACCAACGTGA